In the bacterium genome, one interval contains:
- a CDS encoding ORF6N domain-containing protein: MGTRKTKNDVSKHLGVQQSIISVRGQRVIIDADLAKLYGTSTKRLKEQLKRNSDRFPEDFVFELTKAETSEVVAKCDHLEKLKYSRVLPLAFTEHGAVMAANVLNSQIAIKTSIMVVRAFIRAREILAEHLELKRRLDRLEQRVAKGFQDNEEELQAIRFAIQQLMEPPEPKTKKPLGFGREK, encoded by the coding sequence ATGGGCACAAGAAAGACAAAAAATGACGTATCGAAGCACCTCGGGGTCCAACAAAGCATAATCAGCGTACGAGGACAGAGGGTGATCATAGATGCCGATTTAGCGAAGCTCTATGGAACCAGCACCAAGCGGCTAAAGGAGCAGCTAAAAAGAAATTCAGATCGATTTCCAGAGGATTTTGTTTTCGAGTTAACCAAGGCGGAAACGTCAGAGGTGGTCGCAAAATGCGACCACCTTGAAAAACTGAAGTATTCAAGGGTATTGCCCCTAGCTTTTACCGAGCACGGAGCCGTTATGGCAGCGAATGTCTTGAATAGCCAGATAGCGATAAAGACGAGCATTATGGTCGTGCGAGCCTTCATTAGAGCTCGTGAAATCTTGGCCGAGCACTTGGAGTTAAAGAGACGCCTCGACAGACTTGAACAAAGAGTTGCCAAAGGGTTTCAGGATAATGAAGAGGAATTGCAAGCAATAAGATTCGCGATTCAACAACTTATGGAACCGCCGGAACCTAAAACCAAAAAGCCGTTGGGGTTCGGTCGAGAGAAGTAA